A genomic region of Plasmodium falciparum 3D7 genome assembly, chromosome: 11 contains the following coding sequences:
- a CDS encoding phosphoglycerate mutase, putative, which produces MTTYTLVLLRHGESTWNKENKFTGWTDVPLSEKGEEEAIAAGKYLKEKNFKFDVVYTSVLKRAICTAWNVLKTADLLHVPVVKTWRLNERHYGSLQGLNKSETAKKYGEEQVKIWRRSYDIPPPKLDKEDNRWPGHNVVYKNVPKDALPFTECLKDTVERVLPFWFDHIAPDILANKKVMVAAHGNSLRGLVKHLDNLSEADVLELNIPTGVPLVYELDENLKPIKHYYLLDSEELKKKMDEVANQGKAK; this is translated from the exons ATGACTACTTATACTTTAGTTCTTTTAAGACATG gtGAAAGTACATGGAACAAGGAAAACAAGTTCACAGGATGGACCGATGTTCCTTTAAGTGAAAAGGGAGAAGAAGAAGCAAt agcTGCTGGAAAATACCTTAAGGAAAAGAATTTCAAATTCGACGTTGTTTATACATCAGTTTTGAAGAGAGCAATTTGCACAGCCTGGAATGTATTAAAAACAGCTGACCTTTTACATGTTCCAGTTGTTAAAACTTGGAGATTAAATGAAAGGCACTATGGTTCCCTTCAAGGTTTAAACAAATCAGAAACAGCCAAGAAGTATGGAGAGGAACAAGTAAAAATATGGAGAAGATCATATGATATCCCTCCACCAAAATTAGATAAGGAAGATAACAGATGGCCAGGACACAAtgttgtatataaaaatgtaccaAAGGATGCATTACCATTTACTGAATGTTTAAAAGATACTGTTGAACGAGTCTTACCATTCTGGTTTGATCACATCGCACCTGATATTTTAGCAAATAAAAAAGTTATGGTAGCTGCTCATGGAAATAGTTTAAGAGGTTTAGTCAAACATTTAGATAACTTAAGTGAAGCTGATGTATTAGAACTTAACATTCCAACAGGTGTACCTTTAGTTTATGAATTAGATGAAAACTTAAAGCCAATAAAACACTATTATTTATTAGATAgtgaagaattaaaaaagaaaatggaTGAAGTAGCCAACCAAGGAAAAGcaaaataa